The Shewanella japonica genome has a window encoding:
- the tssC gene encoding type VI secretion system contractile sheath large subunit produces MSTDAATLEPVNEETLSVSILDQAIDATKQTDSTRAEELIRSLTEEALKGTVQWDKNLTVTFNKAIDSLDEVISKQLAAIMHNDELQKLEGSWRGLHHTVKNSETNATLKIRVMSLSKKELHKDLSKAVEFDQSQMFKKIYESEFGTPGGEPYGCLVGDYEFTNHPSDIETLSLMSNVAAAGFCPFISASGSSLFGFDDWTELSKPRDLEKVFESLEYTQWRSFRDSDDSRFVTLTMPRVLARLPYGSATKPVEEFCYEEFEMDAASGRSKVAAHDDYCWMNAAYVMATNMGQAFSQYGFCTAIRGAEGGGKVEGLPAHVFTSDDGDPDLMCPTEIGITDRREAELSKLGFLPLCHYKHTDYAVFFGAQTCQKPQIFSSHDATANAAISSRLPYLMATSRFAHYLKVMARDKIGSFMEADDVEAWLNRWILSFVNASEGGGQDIRAKYPLADAKVEVKEIPGQPGSYNAVAWLRPWLQMEELTASLRLVAKIPKVG; encoded by the coding sequence ATGAGCACGGATGCCGCTACATTAGAGCCTGTAAACGAAGAAACACTGAGTGTGTCGATTCTTGACCAAGCGATAGATGCTACGAAACAAACTGATTCAACACGTGCTGAAGAGCTTATTCGCTCTTTGACTGAAGAAGCGTTGAAAGGGACAGTTCAGTGGGATAAAAACTTAACTGTGACGTTTAACAAAGCGATTGATAGTTTGGATGAAGTTATTTCGAAACAGCTTGCAGCGATTATGCATAATGATGAGCTGCAAAAATTAGAAGGAAGCTGGCGTGGTCTTCATCACACAGTTAAGAACTCTGAAACCAATGCGACATTAAAAATCCGTGTAATGAGCTTATCTAAAAAAGAGCTTCATAAGGATTTAAGTAAGGCTGTTGAGTTTGATCAAAGCCAAATGTTCAAGAAAATATATGAGTCTGAGTTCGGAACACCAGGTGGCGAACCTTATGGTTGTTTAGTCGGCGATTATGAATTTACTAATCATCCATCAGATATTGAAACCTTATCTTTAATGTCTAATGTGGCTGCTGCTGGCTTCTGCCCATTTATTTCTGCTTCTGGTTCATCGTTATTTGGATTTGATGACTGGACAGAATTAAGTAAACCACGTGATCTTGAAAAAGTATTCGAATCATTAGAGTACACACAGTGGCGTTCATTCCGTGACAGTGATGATTCACGCTTTGTGACCTTGACTATGCCACGAGTACTTGCGCGTTTACCATACGGTAGTGCAACTAAACCAGTAGAAGAGTTCTGCTACGAAGAGTTTGAAATGGATGCGGCAAGTGGCCGTTCTAAAGTTGCAGCTCATGATGATTATTGCTGGATGAACGCAGCATATGTTATGGCAACCAATATGGGACAAGCATTTAGCCAGTATGGTTTCTGTACTGCGATTCGTGGTGCAGAAGGTGGGGGTAAAGTTGAAGGTCTACCTGCTCATGTCTTTACCAGTGATGATGGTGACCCAGACTTAATGTGCCCAACTGAAATCGGTATTACAGACCGTCGAGAAGCAGAGTTAAGTAAACTTGGTTTCTTACCATTATGTCATTACAAGCATACTGATTATGCCGTATTTTTTGGTGCACAAACCTGTCAAAAACCACAAATCTTTTCTAGTCACGATGCAACGGCTAATGCTGCAATTTCATCTCGACTACCTTACTTAATGGCAACTTCTCGCTTTGCACATTACTTAAAAGTGATGGCTCGTGACAAGATTGGTAGCTTTATGGAAGCCGATGATGTTGAAGCATGGTTAAACCGTTGGATCCTTTCTTTTGTCAATGCATCAGAAGGTGGCGGACAAGATATTCGTGCTAAATATCCATTAGCTGACGCAAAAGTGGAAGTGAAGGAAATCCCTGGTCAACCGGGCTCTTATAATGCTGTAGCTTGGTTACGTCCTTGGTTGCAAATGGAAGAGTTAACTGCATCGCTACGTCTAGTGGCGAAAATTCCTAAAGTAGGATAA
- the tssB gene encoding type VI secretion system contractile sheath small subunit, with translation MSVHDRLKRVRKPRVHITYDVETEGTVVKKELPFVIGITGDFTGHNTEDLKPLKDRRFVQIDRDNFNDVLKRMSPKLNISVKNTLADDDSEMNVDLEFKSMEDFEPAAIVNQVEPLKKLMETRNKLRDLMTKVDRSENLENILEDVLNNTTSLDKLAGELNLKGAE, from the coding sequence ATGAGTGTACATGATAGATTAAAGCGAGTGAGAAAACCCCGCGTCCATATTACCTATGATGTAGAAACAGAAGGTACAGTTGTAAAAAAAGAGCTGCCTTTTGTGATTGGTATTACAGGTGACTTTACCGGCCATAACACTGAAGATTTAAAACCATTAAAAGACCGTCGTTTTGTACAAATCGACCGTGATAACTTTAATGACGTGCTAAAGCGCATGAGCCCAAAGTTAAATATCTCTGTGAAAAATACGTTAGCTGACGATGATTCTGAAATGAATGTCGATTTAGAGTTCAAGAGCATGGAAGACTTTGAACCTGCAGCGATCGTCAATCAAGTTGAGCCTTTGAAAAAGTTAATGGAAACACGTAACAAATTGCGTGATCTGATGACTAAAGTAGACCGCTCAGAGAATCTTGAGAATATTTTAGAAGACGTATTAAACAATACCACTAGCTTAGACAAACTAGCCGGTGAACTAAATCTTAAAGGAGCTGAATGA
- the tssA gene encoding type VI secretion system protein TssA, with product MSQLNNLSIEELIEPITDDAVTGEDPRSDISPTSTYYLLKDVRSTARANERKALIDEEDVLSVAIEWRPIFEQVPDITRDKAKDLEYIAWFIEAACRLHGFKGLSFGFTLAAELIERYWENLYPIPDPDDLEERIAPLIGLNGVESEGSLIQPIKTIPITEGAFAYSTWQYEQALEVDRLDSDKQEKRFDAGAISLEEVELSIKETSDSFFIELDADVNAAIAAFSRLSEVMDTAMGGLPQPTSYIRKALEACALQIHTITEPILAKSQTSSISTEVEVETDDELTAKSSSNGIEQQLNSRAQAIENLEKIAEFFKNTEPHSPMSYAIEQVIRWSDLSLPELLQELIQDGEARNGFFKLSGIKTEE from the coding sequence TTGAGCCAATTAAATAATCTATCGATTGAAGAATTAATTGAACCTATTACAGATGATGCTGTAACGGGAGAAGATCCGCGTTCTGATATCAGTCCAACATCTACCTATTACTTACTTAAAGATGTAAGAAGCACAGCAAGGGCTAATGAACGAAAAGCGTTAATAGACGAAGAAGATGTGCTTTCTGTTGCTATTGAGTGGCGCCCAATCTTTGAGCAAGTGCCAGATATCACTAGAGATAAAGCCAAAGATCTCGAGTACATCGCTTGGTTTATTGAAGCTGCATGCCGTTTACATGGCTTTAAGGGATTAAGTTTTGGTTTTACCTTGGCCGCTGAATTAATTGAGCGCTATTGGGAAAACTTATATCCAATACCTGACCCAGACGATCTTGAAGAACGAATTGCGCCATTAATTGGTTTAAACGGTGTTGAAAGCGAAGGTTCATTAATTCAACCAATCAAAACCATTCCCATCACAGAAGGGGCGTTCGCCTATTCAACTTGGCAATATGAGCAAGCATTAGAGGTCGATAGGCTAGATAGCGACAAACAAGAAAAACGTTTCGATGCGGGTGCTATATCACTTGAAGAAGTTGAGTTAAGTATTAAGGAAACATCAGATAGCTTTTTTATTGAACTTGATGCTGATGTCAATGCTGCAATCGCTGCATTCTCAAGGTTGTCGGAAGTCATGGATACGGCGATGGGAGGCTTACCACAACCGACGAGCTATATTCGAAAAGCATTAGAAGCCTGTGCGCTTCAAATTCATACGATAACCGAACCTATTTTAGCTAAGAGCCAAACGTCTTCAATATCTACGGAAGTTGAAGTAGAAACTGATGACGAACTAACGGCGAAAAGTAGCTCGAATGGCATTGAGCAACAGCTAAACTCTCGCGCTCAAGCTATCGAGAATTTAGAGAAAATCGCAGAATTTTTTAAGAATACTGAGCCACATTCACCGATGTCCTATGCCATAGAGCAAGTCATTAGGTGGAGTGATCTGAGTTTACCTGAGTTGTTACAAGAATTAATCCAAGATGGAGAAGCGAGGAATGGCTTCTTTAAATTATCTGGAATAAAAACTGAAGAATAA